Below is a window of Bacillota bacterium DNA.
CGATAGACGGATATGTGCTTGCTGATTCAGGCGCAAAACAGATTGAATTTAAGATCAACGATGTAAGTACTTTGACGACTAAGTATAATTGGAATACTATTTTAAGTGACTTTACTGAAAATAATTCAATTATTTATAAGTATCCAACAATCGGTATTCCAGAAGCTACTAAGCTTAGTGTTAAAGCTGCACCGACTCCTGGCAGCGTGGTTCCTGAACAGATTCCTACACCTCAGACTGATTATAGTCTCAAATCTTTAAGTCTGATGACAGGTAATAATACGGTTAATGTCGCACTTTCCGATAAGAGTACAAGTTACAGAGTATCTGTTCCGGAAGGAACAAAATCAGCAACAGTTGTTCCGGTTCTTAATTGTCCTTCGCTTAAGTTACGTGTAAACGGAGTTGAACAATATAGTGCCCAAGGACTTACTACCCTTACACTTGGCAATACAGGCGCAACAGCTGTTATTGAGGTTCTTGACGGAGCGGGCAATTCAAAAGCGACTTATACTGTTACGGTCGGCTCAGGTGACCTAAATATCGGTTCTGATAATAATGGTGCTTCTGGCGGAGCAGGCGGCAGTTCAGGTTCGGACAGCGGCACAGGCGGATCAGGCTCAGGCAGCGATACAGGATCTGGTTCTTCAACTGATAAATTAACCAATCAGGTCAGCGATACAGTTAAAGTGGATAAGGCAGTATCTGTAAATTACACGGCAGATTCTTCTCAGAATATCGATTACCTTGTTGCTGGAGTAATTAATGCAGATGGTTCCGTAACATACCTGCCTAGCAGCTCGTATAAAGACGGTAAGGTTTCATGGCATGGTGAAGTCAGCGGAAATGTTGCAGTATTCTACAGAGATATAAGTTTCTACGATACAACAGGTAAATGGTACGAAAATGCTGCGAAATATATGGCGGCAAGAAGCATAGTAAATGGCGTTGGCGATGGAAAATTTGCACCGAATAATAACATCAGCAGAGCAGATATAACTCTAATGCTGATGAGGGCTTTTGCCGGCGACAAGACTGGAACAGGCACTTTCGACGATGTCGATGCAAGTGCATACTATGCAAGCGCAGTAGCTACAGCAAAAGATCTTGGAATAGCCACAGGAGCATACGGTAATTTCAATCCTCAGGCAAATGTCACAAGACAGGATATGTTTGTCTTGCTTGCGAGAACACTAAAAGCTTTCGGATTGCTGGATGAGGAAGCAGACACCTCAAAGGTATACTTCAACGATATTTCAAGTATCGCTTCTTATGCAAAAGATGATATCTTGCTATTAGCTGCAAATGGTTATATCAACGGCTCAGATGGTAAGATAAATCCGAATGGAACTGCTACCAGAGCAGAAACTGCACAAATGCTTTCGAATTATTTTCAAAACTAGAATTTTCTAAAAAAAGATGTCCTCCTCTCAGGAGGGCATCTTTTTTATATTAAAAAATGTAATTAATTAATTAATTTACCAAAAAAGTACGCTAAATTTGGACAAATTAAAGCGCATAAATCCACTTTTGTTAACAGATACTAAACGCAGAAAGAAACAAATTTGGAACATCTGTTATCTTTGAGGAGGATTTATATGAAAGCCACAGGTATAGTGAGAAGAATAGATGATCTCGGCCGTGTCGTAATACCCAAAGAAATTAGAAGGACAATGCGAATTCGCGAAGGTGAACCGCTTGAAATATATACCGATCGCGACGGTGAGGTTATTTTTAAGAAATATTCACCAATTGGTGAACTTGGAAATATTGCAATGCAATATGCTGATGCGTTAAACAAAACTACTGGAATGTCAGTAGCAATTAGTGACCGTGATGCTGTAATAGCAGCTTCAGGAAACTTAAAGAAGGAACTTCAGGATAAACGTATTTCATCAGAACTTGAACGTATGATGGATTCAAGACAGACGTATTTATATAAAAGCGGATCTATGCATCCCCTGACTATAATTGAAGAGAATACTAATACAACTGCATCTGTTGCTGTGCCAATTATTTCAGAGGGAGACGTAATAGGAAGTGTTTGCATTGTTTTAACTGATAAAAATACCCCACCCTCAGATGCTGAAATTAAGCTAGCTCAAACAGGCGCCGTATATCTGGGAAAACAGCTTGAAACTTAAGTTATACAATAAAAAAAGGAAGGTGATCCCTTCCTTTTTTATTTGCAAAATATATCTAAATATTTCCTCTTAAATCTCTATATCTTCCTGGCGAAATACCCACCGTTTTCTTAAATACTTTTGTAAAATAACTTTGGTCTTCAAAACCCACAGCGTTTGCAATATCAACTAAGCTAACGGAATTATCAAGTATATATACCTTACTTTTTTCAACTCTAAGATTATTTGTATACTCAGTAAACGTACAACCTAGTTCTTTCTTAAATATTCTGCTGAGATATGATTTACTCAAGTAGACATGTTCTGCTACGTCACTCAGCGTTATTTTCCGATCAATATTTAAACGGATATACTGGAGTGCCTTTTCCATAATATCTGCATGTTTAACATGTCTGCAATCAAGCATATTATTTATATATCTACCGATCATTTTTACGGACCATTGGTCAAGTTCTTCAATAGTGGTTGGGAAACTTAGTTCTTTTATATGCTGAGTGTTGAGTAAAAAAATATATGTTTTATCGGCGCCGCCGTCAATCGCAGCTCTGGATATAAGAACGACGAGTTCTGATAGTCTTCTTTTTACAGCAGTAATATTATATCCACTTGTAGTATATAAATCATTTACATAATTCGAAATAGCTTGTTCGGCTTCTTCTTTTTCTGCGGACAACACCATTCGTATTATTAGTTTTTCTGAATCAATCGAATATCTTTCTGAGTAATCAATAAAGGAATGTTCGGATATTAAAGGTTTAGATCTATGAAAACTGATTTGGGTAGAAAGACCTGAACACATTGCATTTATCATTTGTCCAAGTTCAGTAACCTTATCTTTACTCAAAATGGGAATATTACTGGGTGGGACAACACAATTAGAAATATTCTGCATTTCTATTTTGTTGTCAGAAGTAAGAATCGGCCCAGTAATTAACCCGTTCGAAAGCATGGAATTCTGATAAATTGTATTCGCAATAAATATATAGCCAGATGGACAACAATATATGTAAGTTCCGCCAGCGCTATCAGCTTCTGATACTGCCTGCATATATGCTGTAACAGGGTCACAGTCGGTATTTTCGTATTTACAGCAGCGGTCGCAATAGCAACTGCTTTTAATTGGCAGAATGCCAGATTCAAGGTCGAATAGTCTACATTCAATACCGGTAAATGAGTGAACGATCTCACTTATATGAAAACATTTCATAAGTAATGGTGTCTGCATTTAATCACCACCTGTTACAAATAGTATACTTATTATATTTACAATGAACAAAAAAGTCCATTATTGGCGGCAAAATTGTTAAATTCAAAGACCATGTGTGCATTATCGAACACAAATGATTACATGTAATCAGACTAAAACAAAAAAAGAGCTTAACGCTCTTTTTTTGTTTTGTTATGAATATTATTAAAGGGGGGAATATATATGTCAAGAAAGCAAATGTTATTTTTTCTTACTATTTTATCTATTGCGGTTGTAATCGTTTTATTTGTTATTTGGTTAAAACTAAACTTCACGTGTTGACCATTTAAAACCTGAAAAACGTCTACCAAGCATTATAAAACGGACAGTCTGATCGACGCATATTGTAACCCAAGCTCCAACCAAACCGAATCCAAACGGGTAGATAAGCAGATAGCTTAATATCGGCCGTACAACACCAATATTTATAAATGACGACATGGCTACAAATTTTGTATCTCCTGCCCCACGTAAACTTCCTGCCATAATAACCTGAGAAGTTTGAAGCAGCTGAGCCAAAGCCAGAATTGACATTATTGGCCCGGCAGCCTTTATAATACTTATATCTGTTGTGAATAGACCGACGATTGCATTTTTATAAATATATATGAGTGCAAATAAAACGGTTGAAATTGAAAAAGCGATCCTTTGAGCAACCTTTCCGTAAAGCATTGAGAGGTCGGGACGTTTTTTGCCAAGATTTTGTCCCACAAGAGATGTCGCTGCAACTCCAAGTGCATCTCCAATATTAAATGTTATATTCAAAGTCTGCTGGCATATCTGGTGGGTTGCAAGAGCCTCAGTTCCAAGATCGGCGACAAACCGGGCAAAAATAAAAAAGCCAAAACGCAGAACGAGCTGTTCCAGTAGTGCGTTTGAACTTAAGTTCCATATACTTTTCAGAATATCAGGGCGAAAGCGAAAGCTGTCGCCCTTTGAAATTTTTAAGTATGAGTTTTGATTAAATATAGTAATAACGACCATGATGAATGCAACGAAATTTCCCACTAACGTAGCAATAGCTGACCCTTTGACACCAAGCTTTGGAAAACCGAAATTTCCGCCAATTAAAAGGTAATTGCCAATTATGTTAACGATATTTGCTGTCACATTTACAATAAGGGTAATTTTTGTTTTACCGATACCCCTCATCGCGGCACATATCACTAGGGTAAAGGGCTGAAACAGAAGGCTTAGCATTAAAATTCTATAATATTCTGTCGCATAAATTATCGTATCGCTTTTTGCCCCGGCTATATACATAATAGGTTTTGCAAGAATTGCTGCTAGAAGCGCCAATATTACCCCGGCTATCCCGGCAATCATAATGCCATGCCGAAGTACGTAATTTGCATCATCCTGCCGCTGTTCTCCCTTTCGACGTGCGACGATCGCTGTTACAGATACATTGAGTGCAAAGAGAAAACACATAAATATCATTCTGGGCTGTGTAGTAAGACCAACCGCGGCAATTGCCTCGGGCCCAACAACGCCGACCATCATGTTGTCAACAGCAACAATTAACGAGACTGAAATTAGTTCTACCATCGCTGGGAATGCTATGTACATAACATTTTTATAAGCTTGTAAAGATTTCGGCAGTTTGCCTAGCGCGATGCCGGGATTTAAAAGGTATCTAACAGAAAATACCCTTTGTAAGGGCCAAAACATGAACTCACCCAAATTTCCAATAACTAGATTTTTGACGTAATCTTAATTATATACTAAATTGATAGTGATTACAATTTTTTTTCCTTGTGAATTATGCAAAAAAAATATATACTGTTATATAAGGAGAAATGGGCATGAATATTATTATCACAGAATTTCTATCAAATCTATTTCCGATATATATAAAATATATTTTTGAAGCAATTACAATGCTTGCAGAGCAGTATACTGTAGTTGTAATTGCTTGCATGATATATTGGTGCATAAATAAAGACCTGGGACGAAGGCTGTCTCTCATTCTTTCCGGCGGAATCGGCTTTAATGGCTTTTTTAAAAATGTCTTTAGGGTGCCAAGACCTTTTGACATATCAGATAAGGTAAGTGTTTTAAGAAAGTCGACAGCGACAGGGTATTCTTTCCCTAGTGGACATACACAAAATGCCTCTGTTTTAGCAGGCATATTAAAAAATAAATTCACTAGAAAATCAATTCGTGCTGTAATCATAACGTACGCTTTTCTTGTAGCTTTTTCGAGGCTTGTGCTGGGTGTCCATTATCTGACTGATGTAATTGCTGCTTTAATAATAGGTTTTGGCTGGGCATATTTCGGGAATAAGTTGTATGAAGCTGTAAAGGAAAATACCTTTAAATACCTTTGGTTCTTAGTTCCGGCTTTCCTTAGTATAATTCCATTATTCATTAAAGGGACGATTCCGCCTCAGTCAAATGATGTATTTACAGGGGTTGGCATTTCACTTGGGGCAGTTTTGGGAACAATGCTTGAAGTAAAGTATATAAGCTTTACAATTGAAGGCAGCATTAAAAGACGAATAATTAGATTCGTTTTAGGCATTCTGCTTTTATTATTGCTTTTATCTGGACTTAAAGCGGTTCTTCCCGATACGTCTGCCATGCGTGTACTGCGATATTTTTGTGTCGGCATATTTGCATCCTGTGGAATGCCGTTTCTCATTAAAAAGTTTAGTATCTAAAATTTGGCGTGCCGCCAGCCTACAAAAGCGGTGTTGTGATTGATAAAATCATAAGGTAATGGAGAATCAATGAGTAAAGTTAAAAATGCAACTTCTATCGGAGGTCAGGCGTTGATAGAAGGGGTTATGATGCGAGGTCCCGAAAATGTAGGGATAGCTGTTCGTAAACCTGACGGATCAATTGAAACAAAAACACTTACTGTCGGCACCATAAAGGATAAGTATCCTATATTAAAATTGCCTATAGTCCGCGGTGTGGTAAATTTTATTGAGATGATGATGTTTGGCTATAAAGCCCTTGCCTATTCCGCCGATGTTGCAGGTCAGGGAATAGAAGAAGAACCATCAAAGTTTGAAGTATGGCTTTCCAAAAAATTTGGCAAAAGCCTTATGGATGTTGCTATGTATTTGGCACTGATACTTGGTGTCGTAATAGCTGTAGGTTTATTTTCAGTCCTGCCGACTTTGATAACAGGAATCTTTGGCAACATATTGCCTCAGAACGGAAAAACAGCAATAGAAGCAATACTTAAGTTTGCGATTTTTATTGTATATATTATTCTTGCCTCACGGCTCAAAGATATAAAAAGGGTGTTCCAGTATCACGGAGCAGAGCATAAAACGATTTTCTGCTATGAGGCAAAAAAAGAGCTTACTGTTGAAAATGCCCGTTCTTTCGGCAGACTTCATCCCAGATGCGGCACGAATTTTATTGCGATAGTTTTACTAGTCTCAATATTTATCTTCTCTTTCGTATCATGGAACAGTGTGCTGATAAGAGTTTTGCTCAAAATCGCATTATTACCGATTGTAGTTGGGATATCCTATGAACTATTAAAGCTTGCGGGACGTTATGACAATATCCTGACGAGGATAATTTCATTTCCCG
It encodes the following:
- a CDS encoding phosphatase PAP2 family protein, producing MNIIITEFLSNLFPIYIKYIFEAITMLAEQYTVVVIACMIYWCINKDLGRRLSLILSGGIGFNGFFKNVFRVPRPFDISDKVSVLRKSTATGYSFPSGHTQNASVLAGILKNKFTRKSIRAVIITYAFLVAFSRLVLGVHYLTDVIAALIIGFGWAYFGNKLYEAVKENTFKYLWFLVPAFLSIIPLFIKGTIPPQSNDVFTGVGISLGAVLGTMLEVKYISFTIEGSIKRRIIRFVLGILLLLLLLSGLKAVLPDTSAMRVLRYFCVGIFASCGMPFLIKKFSI
- a CDS encoding DUF1385 domain-containing protein, whose product is MSKVKNATSIGGQALIEGVMMRGPENVGIAVRKPDGSIETKTLTVGTIKDKYPILKLPIVRGVVNFIEMMMFGYKALAYSADVAGQGIEEEPSKFEVWLSKKFGKSLMDVAMYLALILGVVIAVGLFSVLPTLITGIFGNILPQNGKTAIEAILKFAIFIVYIILASRLKDIKRVFQYHGAEHKTIFCYEAKKELTVENARSFGRLHPRCGTNFIAIVLLVSIFIFSFVSWNSVLIRVLLKIALLPIVVGISYELLKLAGRYDNILTRIISFPGMMLQKITTQEPDDSMLEIAIKAVKLVLPEDGGIVQW
- a CDS encoding MATE family efflux transporter — translated: MFWPLQRVFSVRYLLNPGIALGKLPKSLQAYKNVMYIAFPAMVELISVSLIVAVDNMMVGVVGPEAIAAVGLTTQPRMIFMCFLFALNVSVTAIVARRKGEQRQDDANYVLRHGIMIAGIAGVILALLAAILAKPIMYIAGAKSDTIIYATEYYRILMLSLLFQPFTLVICAAMRGIGKTKITLIVNVTANIVNIIGNYLLIGGNFGFPKLGVKGSAIATLVGNFVAFIMVVITIFNQNSYLKISKGDSFRFRPDILKSIWNLSSNALLEQLVLRFGFFIFARFVADLGTEALATHQICQQTLNITFNIGDALGVAATSLVGQNLGKKRPDLSMLYGKVAQRIAFSISTVLFALIYIYKNAIVGLFTTDISIIKAAGPIMSILALAQLLQTSQVIMAGSLRGAGDTKFVAMSSFINIGVVRPILSYLLIYPFGFGLVGAWVTICVDQTVRFIMLGRRFSGFKWSTREV
- a CDS encoding helix-turn-helix transcriptional regulator, with translation MQTPLLMKCFHISEIVHSFTGIECRLFDLESGILPIKSSCYCDRCCKYENTDCDPVTAYMQAVSEADSAGGTYIYCCPSGYIFIANTIYQNSMLSNGLITGPILTSDNKIEMQNISNCVVPPSNIPILSKDKVTELGQMINAMCSGLSTQISFHRSKPLISEHSFIDYSERYSIDSEKLIIRMVLSAEKEEAEQAISNYVNDLYTTSGYNITAVKRRLSELVVLISRAAIDGGADKTYIFLLNTQHIKELSFPTTIEELDQWSVKMIGRYINNMLDCRHVKHADIMEKALQYIRLNIDRKITLSDVAEHVYLSKSYLSRIFKKELGCTFTEYTNNLRVEKSKVYILDNSVSLVDIANAVGFEDQSYFTKVFKKTVGISPGRYRDLRGNI
- a CDS encoding stage V sporulation T C-terminal domain-containing protein, whose product is MKATGIVRRIDDLGRVVIPKEIRRTMRIREGEPLEIYTDRDGEVIFKKYSPIGELGNIAMQYADALNKTTGMSVAISDRDAVIAASGNLKKELQDKRISSELERMMDSRQTYLYKSGSMHPLTIIEENTNTTASVAVPIISEGDVIGSVCIVLTDKNTPPSDAEIKLAQTGAVYLGKQLET